A window of Desulfomonile tiedjei genomic DNA:
GACCCTATTTCCGGGAAGGTTTTCCGCTAAACGGATTTCCTTATATGCGCTTGAAATACTTGACAAATGATTTGTGGCTCCCTTTAGGCGCCGCAATAAGGGGCTCTTCCACTCTCCTCCCGTCCATGTAATCACCCACGTGGAAAGCACGGCCGTCCAGGTAGGTGATCTCGCCCCCTGCGGCCTCCAGGATGATACTGCCCGCGGCCAAGTCCTGAACCGTCACGTTCTTGATCAGGCACGCGTCTGCAGCGCCTCTGGCTACATACGCCATGTGACCGGCAGAAGACCCGAAGTTCCTGATTTTACCGGGGAAGTTGCTGGTAAAGTCCTGGTGGAACCGTGAATAAACCAGCACAAGGCTTTCATTGTCCACGGAAGGGTCTTCCCTCACCTGGATGGCCTTGTCGTTCAATAGGGCTTCTCGACTTGCGTAAGCCGAGTAGAGTTCTCCGGTCACCGGAAGATATAGAAATCCCATGATCGGCCAGAACTTCTCGAAAAGCGCAGCGCTCACGCCCCACACGGGCATGCCTGCCTGAAAAGAGGCTGCTCCGTCCAGGGTATCTATAATCCACAGGAATCTACAATAGTTATCATCGGCCATTTGCTCCGCGGTGAGTTCCCTTAAAAAACAGTGCCCCTCAAAGCTGCCTTTGATTTTCTTCGACATCAGGTCCCATGCCGCATTGTCGCCTTCGGTCACCAACTCGTCATCAAATTTCAGGTGCCGA
This region includes:
- a CDS encoding inositol monophosphatase; translated protein: MAKKKDQSLSEPELRTLKEFVENALRKSGALLMDMYGKGNRHLKFDDELVTEGDNAAWDLMSKKIKGSFEGHCFLRELTAEQMADDNYCRFLWIIDTLDGAASFQAGMPVWGVSAALFEKFWPIMGFLYLPVTGELYSAYASREALLNDKAIQVREDPSVDNESLVLVYSRFHQDFTSNFPGKIRNFGSSAGHMAYVARGAADACLIKNVTVQDLAAGSIILEAAGGEITYLDGRAFHVGDYMDGRRVEEPLIAAPKGSHKSFVKYFKRI